One genomic window of Brachionichthys hirsutus isolate HB-005 chromosome 22, CSIRO-AGI_Bhir_v1, whole genome shotgun sequence includes the following:
- the nrcama gene encoding neuronal cell adhesion molecule a — protein MDGKKKRLAGFSGVLLMILSHAASALEVPLDPKVLEGLPQPPTITLQSPKDYIFDPRENIVIHCEAKGKPHPGFSWTRNGTHFDVEGDSKVLMKPGSGTLVIDISGEKAEAYEGTYQCVAHNEHGSALSNKVVIRQSRSPLWTKERNEAIVVQMGVFLVLQCRPPAGLPPPVIFWMDNNFQRLPLDKRVSQALNGDLYFSNVLPEDSRPDYICYARFPHTQTIQQKQPISVTVLNSSPEVEHRPGFMTPLGATSTKMVLRGETLALECIAEALPTPDISWQKVGGELPTSRMSFHNFQKTLQIHDVTEADAGDYRCKATNRLGVAQHVIRVTVKAAPFWVGAPRNLILAPNETGILTCRVGGDPKPKISWFVNGVPIDNSPKDRSRKVDDDTVILSHVQSGSSAVYQCNASNEFGYLLANAFVSVLAEPPRVLTPPNRVYQVITNNPAILHCASFGSPIPIITWFKDSQISIKNGDHYVIHENGTLEIHVAQPLNSGKYTCIATNNLGIRENHVYLEVKEPTRILKPPEYTVVQRGMSTAFDCKVKHDPSLVPAMNWLKDDGELPDDERFVVGEERLTIKDVADGDEGTYTCVMNTTLDQDSASAVLTVVEATPAPAIVYGKPDPPTGLELTDQTERSVQLSWTPGDEHNSPTQNFLIQYEDLLHWPGVWVNLTEVGGSTTEAQLNLSPYIYYSFRVLAVNHVGSSEPSQPSSQYRTNPAAPDENPSNVEGVGKTPDNLVISWTRLTGFQSNGPGLVYKVQWRQKDVDEDWLSESVANVSHIVVSGTPTYVPYEIKVQALNDYGNGPEPKVVIGYSGEDLPLSGPDNVQVMVHNSTLAEVHWEPVSPSSVRGRLQGYTVYYQHERGLHEAEGEATKEEHTLTFSGNRSDGRLPGLRPYSLYSLSIRALNSKGEGPSSQTKMFETLEGVPGPPSFLNVINPNLDSLTLEWGPPKQNNGRLAGYTLKYQPVNSTGELGPLQIKNFLANETTFTLDDLNSSMLYKFYLSAKTIKGSGPAIVEEAVTVVDTIRTQPTVEAGKGPTEPPHPTSPITQSPSPLFHNVPPLGTAFGTVNTSISEEGAVISWDYFGRHKNVYVEYMVENSKDDWKKELANSSHWHMIKGLKPGTSYRVRVVARDPADPMVHSTDEVLVAVPAVPSRQVDIATQGWFIGLMCAIALLILVLLIVCFIKRNKGGKYPVKEKEDAHQDPEIQPMKEDDGTFGEYRSMESDTEDHKPLKGSRTPSNGTVRRDESDDSLVDYGEGGDGQFNEDGSFIGQYSGKKEKDTHEGNESSEAPSPVNAMNSFV, from the exons ATGGATGGGAAGAAAAAGCGGTTGGCGGGATTCAGCGGCGTCCTGTTGATGATCCTGAGTCACGCCGCCTCTGCGTTGGAAGTGCCTCTCGATC CTAAAGTACTGGAAGGAT TGCCGCAACCCCCCACGATAACGCTGCAGTCTCCCAAGGATTACATCTTTGATCCACGGGAAAATATTGTCATCCACTGCGAGGCCAAGGGGAAGCCTCATCCCGG CTTCTCATGGACCAGAAACGGGACCCACTTTGATGTCGAGGGCGACTCCAAGGTTCTGATGAAACCCGGTTCAGGGACTTTGGTCATCGACATCAGCGGGGAAAAGGCCGAGGCGTACGAGGGAACGTACCAGTGCGTAGCGCACAACGAGCACGGCAGCGCCCTGTCCAACAAAGTGGTCATCAGACAGTCCC GGTCCCCCTTGTGgacaaaagagagaaatgaagcCATTGTGGTGCAGATGGGGGTCTTCCTGGTGCTGCAGTGCCGACCCCCTGCAGGGTTGCCCCCTCCCGTCATCTTCTGGATGGATAACA ACTTCCAGAGGTTGCCGCTGGATAAACGAGTTTCTCAGGCTCTGAATGGAGACTTGTACTTTTCAAATGTCCTCCCAGAAGACAGCAGGCCCGACTACATCTGCTACGCTCGCTTCCCCCACACCCAAACCATCCAGCAGAAGCAGCCCATCTCAGTCACGGTGCTGAACA GCAGCCCAGAGGTTGAGCATCGTCCGGGTTTCATGACGCCACTGGGCGCCACGAGTACCAAGATGGTTCTGAGAGGGGAGACTCTGGCGCTGGAATGCATCGCCGAGGCCTT GCCCACTCCAGACATCTCCTGGCAGAAAGTTGGAGGAGAGCTCCCGACCAGCAGGATGTCATTTCACAACTTCCAGAAGACACTCCAGATTCACGACGTGACCGAAGCCGACGCCGGGGATTACCGCTGCAAAGCCACAAACCGCCTGGGCGTCGCACAACATgtcatcagggtcacagtcaaAG CGGCTCCTTTCTGGGTCGGCGCTCCCAGGAACCTGATCCTCGCCCCGAACGAGACCGGCATCCTGACTTGCCGGGTCGGCGGAGATCCCAAGCCTAAAATCAGCTGGTTTGTCAACGGAGTCCCGATAGACA ATTCACCCAAAGACCGAAGTCGGAAGGTGGATGACGACACCGTCATTCTCAGTCACGTCCAATCGGGCTCCAGCGCTGTCTATCAGTGCAACGCATCCAATGAGTTTGGTTACCTGTTGGCAAATGCTTTTGTCAGCGTTCTTG CTGAGCCCCCGAGGGTGCTGACTCCACCCAACCGGGTGTACCAGGTCATTACCAACAACCCTGCGATACTTCACTGCGCCTCCTTCGGCTCGCCAATACCGATCATCACATG GTTCAAGGACAGTCAGATCAGCATTAAAAACGGTGATCATTATGTGATCCATGAGAACGGCACGTTGGAGATTCATGTCGCCCAGCCCCTAAATAGTGGAAAGTACACCTGCATCGCCACCAACAACCTGGGGATCAGGGAGAATCACGTCTACCTGGAGGTTAAAG AGCCCACCCGTATCCTGAAGCCACCGGAGTACACGGTGGTGCAGAGAGGAATGAGCACAGCGTTCGACTGCAAAGTCAAACATGACCCGTCCCTCGTTCCGGCCATGAACTGGCTCAAAGACGACGGAGAGTTGCCCGATGACGAGCG GTTTGTGGTGGGCGAGGAGCGTCTGACCATTAAGGACGTGGCGGATGGAGATGAAGGCACCTACACCTGCGTCATGAACACCACCTTGGACCAGGACTCAGCGAGCGCCGTGCTGACGGTTGTAG AGGCTACACCTGCTCCAGCTATTGTCTACG GGAAACCCGATCCACCGACTGGCCTGGAGCTGACCGACCAGACGGAGAGGAGCGTTCAGCTCTCCTGGACCCCTGGGGACGAGCACAACAGTCCCACACAGA ACTTTCTGATCCAGTATGAGGATCTCCTGCACTGGCCAGGAGTTTGGGTCAACCTGACGGAAGTTGGTGGTTCCACCACCGAAGCGCAGCTGAACCTCTCTCCATACATCTACTACTCCTTCAGAGTCCTTGCTGTGAACCACGTCGGCTCCAGCGAGCCCAGCCAGCCCTCAAGCCAATACAGAACCAACCCTGCAG CTCCTGATGAAAATCCATCAAACGTTGAGGGAGTTGGAAAAACGCCTGACAATTTAGTCATCTCCTGGACA CGACTCACAGGCTTTCAGTCCAATGGACCCGGTCTGGTGTACAAAGTCCAGTGGAGACAGAAGGACGTGGACGAAGATTGGTTGTCAGAGAGCGTAGCCAATGTTTCCCATATTGTCGTGTCTGGGACTCCAACCTACGTGCCCTACGAGATCAAGGTTCAAGCTTTGAATGATTATGGAAACGGCCCAGAGCCTAAAGTAGTGATTGGATACTCTGGGGAAGACT TGCCTTTGTCCGGTCCTGACAATGTGCAGGTCATGGTTCACAACAGCACACTCGCAGAGGTACATTGGGAACCAGTATCTCCATCCTCAGTCAGAGGGAGGCTCCAGGGATACACG GTGTACTACCAACATGAGCGTGGGTTGCACGAGGCGGAAGGGGAAGCGACGAAGGAGGAGCACACCTTGACCTTCAGTGGGAATCGCAGCGACGGGCGTCTGCCTGGCCTCCGACCTTACAGTCTCTACAGTCTCTCCATCAGAGCCCTTAATAGCAAAGGAGAAGGACCCTCCAGCCAAACCAAGATGTTTGAGACCCTCGAAGGAG TCCCAGGCCCTCCATCTTTTCTGAATGTCATAAACCCTAATTTGGACTCTCTCACTCTGGAATGGGGTCCACCAAAGCAAAACAACGGCCGCCTTGCTGGATACACTCTGAAATACCAACCAG TCAACAGCACCGGTGAACTGGGACCGCTTCAAATCAAGAACTTCCTGGCCAACGAGACCACCTTCACCTTGGACGACCTGAACTCCAGCATGCTCTACAAGTTTTACTTGAGCGCAAAGACAATCAAGGGTTCGGGCCCCGCCATCGTTGAGGAGGCCGTCACAGTCGTGGACACAA TTCGCACTCAGCCCACCGTAGAGGCGGGCAAAG GGCCCACAGAGCCCCCTCACCCAACCTCCCCCATCACTCAGTCTCCGTCTCCCCTGTTTCACAATG TGCCACCTTTAGGCACCGCTTTCGGCACAGTTAACACGTCTATATCGGAGGAAGGCGCAGTCATCAGTTGGGATTACTTTGGACGCCATAAGAATGTTTACGTGGAATATATGGTTGAAAACA GTAAAGACGACTGGAAAAAGGAGTTGGCAAACAGTTCACACTGGCATATGATTAAAGGTTTAAAGCCGGGGACGTCCTATAGGGTGCGCGTGGTCGCTAGAGACCCGGCCGACCCGATGGTCCACAGCACTGATGAAGTGTTGGTCGCTGTGCCAG CTGTGCCCAGCCGGCAGGTCGACATCGCCACACAGGGGTGGTTCATCGGGCTGATGTGCGCGATCGCTCTCCTGATCTTGGTCCTTCTCATAGTGTGCTTCATCAAGAGGAACAAGGGCGGCAAATATCCAG TCAAAGAGAAAGAAGACGCTCACCAAGATCCTGAGATTCAACCCATGAAGGAGGACGACGGGACGTTTGGAGAGTACAG GTCGATGGAGAG TGACACGGAAGATCACAAGCCGCTGAAGGGCAGCCGGACGCCGTCCAATGGGACGGTGCGGCGTGACGAGAGCGACGACAGCCTGGTGGACTACGGGGAGGGCGGGGATGGACAGTTCAATGAGGACGGCTCCTTCATTGGCCAGTACAGCggcaagaaagagaaagacacgCACGAAGGCAACGAGAGTTCGGAGGCCCCGTCGCCCGTCAACGCCATGAACTCTTTTGTCTAG